The Halococcus salifodinae DSM 8989 genome window below encodes:
- a CDS encoding GcvT family protein — protein MSNANTLPSEAGTVVIGAGIVGCNTAYHLADLGREDVLVVDRGPLPTTGGSSTHAPGIMFQTDEPKVLSKFATYSRRLYTSLERDEDEPVYNETGGIEVARSDERMDYLQRRVEWAESWGVPDPQLLSPEEVSEKLPQVDPDAIEGGYYSPTDGQASGVRACAALAEEAEEMGAEFVGHTGVEDVETDGDGVRAIVTENGRVECDEVVVATNIWARQLSEKLDIHLPIAPVEHQYTITEPLAELEGSRQDVTDDPVYENYKSVSGDKSEVLLQDPDRPILRDQDNAMYFRTHGDRYGIGSYNHESIVPDPADLGGNEEGGHQASVHDFTEYHLNNATHPDRQEKAPRTASDELLPATEGANLDHKYNGMYSASPNGLPVLGPVQKCDGLWTAAAIWITHAGGAGKALAEWMETGVPRLPDGPIDLRNCNVNRFAPHEGSWDFAKDLGGEEYRNLYSIIHPKWVWTEHQRDIRRTPMYHSHEERDAELWAEAGWEEPHWFDSNADLLAEYGDQIPDREGWEGKYYSPIEGAEALNVRDGVGLHDMTSFNKMELVGSNADEFLQHLCTNDMDLDVGQIRYTLMCNEGGGVRADVTVTRVGEDRYLLLTTGREVGSNHLAWVRSQAPDDIVVNDVTSSLAAMVCTGPDARKTLSKVIDADLSDDEFPFYSSQQTFVKNIPVTALRLSYAGELGWELYTPSEYGERLWEHVMEAGEEFDIRPYGNGALDALRIEKGFRLWGEDLHTEHDPYEAGLGFAVDLDTDFLGKEAVEAAANGDIDHEVACLTLDDPEKTVLADRPVLPTDGDEAIGYVHAAEYGYSVGACVIYTYLPPEYAEPGTDVDVRYEGERYAATVREEPLL, from the coding sequence CGTATCACCTCGCTGACCTCGGCCGGGAGGACGTGCTCGTGGTCGATCGGGGGCCGCTCCCCACCACGGGTGGCTCGTCGACCCACGCACCGGGGATCATGTTCCAGACCGACGAGCCGAAGGTGCTCTCGAAGTTCGCGACGTACAGCCGCCGGCTCTACACCTCGCTCGAACGCGACGAGGACGAACCGGTCTACAACGAGACGGGCGGAATCGAGGTCGCGCGAAGCGACGAGCGGATGGATTACCTCCAGCGGCGGGTCGAATGGGCCGAGTCGTGGGGCGTGCCGGACCCACAGCTCCTGAGCCCCGAGGAGGTGAGCGAGAAGCTGCCGCAGGTCGATCCCGACGCCATCGAGGGCGGGTACTACTCGCCGACCGACGGCCAGGCGTCGGGCGTCCGGGCGTGTGCGGCGCTCGCCGAGGAAGCCGAAGAAATGGGTGCAGAGTTCGTCGGCCACACCGGAGTCGAGGACGTCGAGACCGACGGCGACGGCGTTCGGGCGATCGTGACCGAGAACGGCCGGGTCGAGTGCGACGAAGTCGTGGTGGCGACCAACATCTGGGCACGCCAGTTGAGCGAGAAGCTCGACATCCACCTCCCGATCGCGCCCGTCGAACACCAGTACACGATCACGGAGCCGCTCGCCGAACTCGAAGGATCGAGACAGGACGTCACCGACGACCCGGTGTACGAGAACTACAAGTCCGTCTCCGGCGACAAGAGCGAAGTCCTTCTCCAGGATCCCGATCGACCGATTCTCCGGGATCAGGACAACGCGATGTACTTCCGGACCCACGGCGATCGGTACGGGATCGGATCGTACAACCACGAGTCGATCGTGCCCGATCCCGCCGATCTGGGCGGCAACGAGGAAGGTGGCCACCAGGCGTCGGTCCACGACTTCACCGAATACCACCTGAACAACGCGACCCACCCCGACCGACAGGAGAAAGCGCCGCGAACGGCGAGCGACGAACTCCTCCCCGCCACGGAGGGTGCGAACCTCGATCACAAGTACAACGGGATGTACTCCGCGTCGCCGAACGGGCTCCCGGTTCTCGGACCGGTCCAGAAGTGTGACGGACTCTGGACCGCCGCAGCGATTTGGATCACCCACGCCGGCGGCGCGGGCAAGGCGCTCGCCGAGTGGATGGAGACCGGCGTTCCCCGCCTCCCCGACGGCCCGATCGACCTCCGGAACTGCAACGTCAACCGCTTCGCCCCCCACGAGGGAAGCTGGGACTTCGCGAAGGACCTCGGCGGCGAGGAGTACCGCAACCTCTACTCCATCATCCATCCCAAGTGGGTCTGGACCGAGCACCAGCGCGACATCCGGCGGACGCCGATGTACCACAGCCACGAAGAACGCGACGCCGAGCTGTGGGCCGAGGCCGGCTGGGAGGAGCCACACTGGTTCGACTCGAACGCGGATCTCCTCGCGGAGTACGGCGACCAGATTCCGGATCGTGAGGGCTGGGAGGGCAAATACTACTCGCCGATCGAGGGTGCGGAGGCGCTGAACGTCCGGGACGGCGTCGGGCTTCACGACATGACGTCGTTCAACAAGATGGAGCTCGTCGGGAGCAACGCCGACGAGTTCCTCCAGCATCTGTGTACGAACGACATGGATCTCGACGTTGGACAGATCCGGTACACCCTGATGTGCAACGAGGGCGGTGGCGTCCGCGCCGATGTCACTGTCACCCGGGTCGGCGAGGATCGCTACCTCCTCCTCACCACGGGGCGGGAGGTCGGCAGCAACCACCTCGCATGGGTCCGCAGCCAGGCTCCCGACGACATCGTAGTCAACGACGTGACCTCCAGCCTCGCGGCGATGGTCTGCACCGGCCCCGACGCCAGAAAGACCCTCTCAAAGGTGATCGACGCCGATCTCTCGGACGATGAGTTCCCGTTCTATTCGAGTCAGCAAACCTTTGTGAAAAACATCCCGGTGACCGCGCTCCGGCTGTCGTACGCCGGCGAACTCGGTTGGGAGCTGTACACACCCTCGGAGTACGGCGAACGGCTCTGGGAGCACGTCATGGAGGCAGGCGAGGAGTTCGATATCCGGCCCTACGGCAACGGCGCGCTCGACGCGCTCCGGATCGAGAAGGGCTTTCGACTGTGGGGCGAGGACCTCCACACCGAGCACGATCCCTACGAGGCAGGGCTCGGCTTTGCGGTCGATCTCGATACCGATTTCCTCGGGAAGGAGGCGGTCGAAGCCGCCGCGAACGGCGATATCGACCACGAAGTGGCCTGTCTCACGCTCGACGATCCCGAAAAGACGGTGCTCGCCGATCGGCCGGTGCTCCCGACCGACGGCGACGAGGCGATCGGGTACGTCCACGCCGCCGAGTACGGCTACAGCGTGGGGGCCTGCGTGATCTACACCTACCTTCCGCCCGAGTACGCCGAACCGGGTACGGACGTCGACGTGCGTTACGAGGGTGAGCGCTACGCGGCGACAGTCCGGGAAGAGCCGCTGCTGTGA